One region of Vibrio sp. FE10 genomic DNA includes:
- the aceB gene encoding malate synthase A: MMNDVKEREDVLCMQVLGKMDNSEYKEILSKDALKFLEALVNKFGDRRHTLLNDRDIKQAQYDNGELPNFRKDTISIRQNKEWKVATPPPELLDRRVEITGPIERKMVINALNSGAKVFMCCFEDASSPTWANMVEGQINLRDANLGTISYFDEKKQKRYQLNDDPALLIARPRGIHLPEQSIQFNNQPIGGCLMDFALYFFHNYQSRAQQDLGVYYYIPKLESMEEAQWWDDIFSFTENYFHVPKGTIRATVLVETLPAVFQMEEILYAMRDHIVAMNCGRWDYIFSYIKTLKNHKDRILPDRHGIGMDQEFLNAYSQLLVRTCHARGALAMGGMSAFIPAKDPQEMARVTAKVIEDKQRESQNGHDGTWVAHPALVDLAMSIFDKHLDGKVNQMDFQSPEHVINADSLLKPCEGSRDEAGVRKNIRIALYYIEAWIQGYGCVPIYGLMEDAATAEISRANIWQWIHHGVTLDDGQTFTKQLFHSWLYQELDTIKHEVGDSRYAAGRFEETADLFYQLSTAEEFAAFLTLPSYGLLQESS, encoded by the coding sequence ATGATGAATGACGTGAAAGAGAGAGAAGATGTGCTGTGTATGCAGGTACTTGGGAAGATGGACAACTCCGAGTACAAAGAGATCTTGTCTAAAGATGCATTAAAGTTCTTAGAAGCCCTTGTTAATAAGTTTGGAGATCGCCGTCATACCCTGCTAAATGACCGTGACATAAAACAAGCTCAATATGACAACGGTGAGTTACCCAATTTCAGAAAGGACACCATTTCCATTCGTCAGAATAAAGAATGGAAAGTGGCGACACCGCCGCCAGAGTTACTGGATCGACGCGTAGAGATCACCGGACCTATCGAAAGAAAGATGGTGATCAACGCGCTAAACTCAGGCGCGAAAGTCTTCATGTGTTGCTTTGAGGATGCCTCTTCCCCGACTTGGGCCAATATGGTCGAAGGGCAAATCAACCTAAGAGATGCCAATCTTGGCACCATTAGTTATTTCGATGAGAAGAAGCAGAAGCGTTACCAATTAAACGACGATCCTGCACTGCTGATCGCACGCCCACGAGGGATCCACCTTCCTGAGCAATCCATTCAATTCAATAATCAGCCTATCGGCGGTTGCTTGATGGACTTCGCTTTGTACTTTTTCCACAACTATCAATCACGAGCACAACAAGATTTAGGGGTTTACTACTACATTCCCAAGCTTGAGAGCATGGAAGAAGCACAGTGGTGGGACGATATTTTCAGCTTCACCGAAAACTATTTCCACGTACCCAAAGGCACAATTCGTGCGACGGTTTTGGTTGAGACACTTCCAGCCGTCTTCCAAATGGAAGAGATCTTGTACGCAATGCGTGATCATATCGTAGCGATGAACTGTGGCCGTTGGGATTACATCTTCAGCTACATCAAAACGCTGAAAAATCATAAAGACCGCATCCTGCCTGACCGCCACGGGATCGGCATGGATCAAGAATTCCTAAATGCCTATAGCCAACTACTGGTGCGCACTTGTCATGCTCGCGGTGCACTGGCGATGGGTGGTATGTCGGCCTTTATTCCAGCAAAAGATCCGCAAGAAATGGCGCGTGTAACCGCCAAGGTTATCGAAGATAAGCAAAGAGAATCTCAGAACGGACACGATGGCACATGGGTCGCGCACCCTGCACTGGTTGATTTGGCAATGTCGATCTTTGATAAGCACTTAGATGGCAAAGTAAACCAAATGGATTTCCAAAGCCCAGAGCATGTGATCAATGCAGACTCGTTGCTAAAACCTTGTGAGGGCAGCCGTGACGAAGCAGGAGTACGTAAAAATATACGCATTGCGCTGTATTACATCGAAGCTTGGATTCAAGGCTACGGCTGTGTACCTATCTACGGCCTTATGGAAGATGCCGCCACCGCAGAGATCTCAAGAGCCAATATTTGGCAATGGATCCACCACGGCGTCACGCTTGATGACGGCCAAACCTTTACCAAACAACTGTTCCACTCTTGGCTTTACCAGGAGTTAGACACGATAAAACATGAAGTCGGTGACTCGCGCTACGCAGCAGGTCGATTTGAAGAGACAGCTGATCTTTTCTATCAACTTTC
- the gcl gene encoding glyoxylate carboligase, with protein sequence MAIMKAIEAAVEVLKREGVYIAFGVPGAAINPMYAAMKKLGGIDHVLARHVEGASHMAEGYTRTNQDNIGVCIGTSGPAGTDMITGLYSASADSIPILCITGQAPRARLHKEDFQAVDIESIAKPVTKWATTVLEPAQVPRAFQKAFHLMRSGRPGPILIDLPIDVQLAEIEFDIDTYEPLEPYKPQATRAQVEKALTMMSQSEKPLIVSGGGVINAGASELLQQFAEITGVPVIPTLMGWGSIPDDHELMAGMVGLQTSHRYGNETMLSSDFVFGVGNRWANRHTGSVDVYTEGRKFVHVDIEPTQIGRVFCPDLGIVSDAKAALELMVEVAQEWRDAGKLPNRNAWASECQERKSTMLRKTNFDEAPMKPMRVYEEMNKAFGRDTCYVSTIGLSQIAAAQFLHVYKPRNWINCGQAGPLGWTTPAALGVRAADPNRDIVAISGDYDFQFMIEELAVGAQFNLPYIHVLVNNSYLGLIRQAQRQFDIDYCVQLAFDNQNAPELEGYGVDHVAVVEGLGCKAIRVREPEQIAAAFEQAKELMNKHKVPVVVELILERVTNIAMGVEINAINEFEPLAENRGDAPTALAYK encoded by the coding sequence ATGGCAATTATGAAAGCGATTGAAGCAGCGGTAGAAGTGCTTAAACGTGAAGGTGTATACATCGCATTTGGTGTTCCCGGCGCAGCAATAAACCCTATGTATGCGGCTATGAAAAAGCTCGGAGGAATCGACCACGTCTTAGCTCGCCACGTAGAGGGCGCATCGCATATGGCTGAAGGGTACACACGTACCAATCAAGACAATATCGGTGTGTGTATTGGTACATCTGGCCCTGCGGGAACGGACATGATCACGGGGCTTTATTCGGCGTCTGCAGATTCAATCCCAATCCTATGTATTACAGGTCAGGCTCCGCGTGCTCGCCTTCATAAAGAAGACTTCCAAGCGGTTGATATTGAATCTATCGCTAAACCAGTGACTAAATGGGCAACCACGGTGTTGGAACCTGCACAAGTGCCACGCGCATTCCAAAAAGCCTTTCATTTAATGCGTTCGGGTCGTCCGGGTCCCATCCTGATTGATCTACCGATTGATGTTCAGCTGGCTGAGATTGAGTTTGATATCGATACCTATGAACCATTAGAACCTTACAAACCGCAAGCAACTCGCGCGCAGGTTGAGAAAGCATTAACCATGATGTCTCAATCGGAAAAACCGCTGATTGTATCGGGTGGTGGCGTGATTAACGCTGGCGCATCTGAATTGTTGCAACAGTTTGCCGAGATCACTGGTGTTCCTGTGATCCCAACCTTAATGGGCTGGGGATCGATCCCGGATGATCATGAGTTAATGGCGGGTATGGTGGGGCTACAAACTTCTCACCGTTACGGTAACGAAACCATGCTGAGTTCTGATTTTGTGTTTGGTGTTGGTAACCGCTGGGCTAACCGTCATACCGGCTCTGTGGATGTTTACACCGAAGGCCGAAAGTTCGTACATGTAGACATTGAACCAACCCAAATCGGCCGTGTGTTTTGTCCTGATTTAGGCATTGTCTCTGATGCGAAAGCTGCACTAGAGCTAATGGTTGAAGTGGCGCAAGAGTGGCGTGATGCTGGCAAGCTGCCGAACCGAAATGCTTGGGCAAGTGAGTGTCAGGAACGTAAGTCGACCATGCTGCGTAAAACCAATTTTGATGAAGCGCCAATGAAACCGATGCGTGTTTATGAAGAGATGAACAAGGCATTTGGTCGTGACACTTGTTATGTGAGCACCATTGGTTTGTCGCAAATTGCTGCCGCTCAATTCCTACATGTTTATAAGCCGCGTAACTGGATCAACTGTGGTCAGGCTGGCCCATTGGGTTGGACAACACCAGCCGCATTAGGTGTACGGGCAGCCGATCCAAATCGCGATATTGTCGCTATCTCTGGTGATTATGATTTCCAATTCATGATTGAAGAACTGGCGGTAGGTGCGCAGTTCAACTTGCCATACATTCATGTGTTGGTGAACAACTCCTACCTAGGCTTGATTCGTCAAGCACAGCGCCAATTTGATATCGACTATTGTGTACAACTGGCGTTCGATAACCAAAATGCGCCAGAACTTGAAGGCTACGGGGTTGACCATGTAGCCGTTGTTGAAGGCCTAGGTTGTAAGGCAATTCGAGTTCGTGAACCAGAGCAAATTGCCGCGGCGTTTGAGCAAGCCAAAGAGCTGATGAACAAGCACAAGGTGCCAGTGGTCGTTGAGCTGATTCTTGAGCGAGTAACCAACATTGCGATGGGTGTAGAGATCAACGCTATCAACGAATTTGAACCACTTGCCGAAAACCGCGGCGATGCCCCAACGGCGCTAGCGTACAAGTAA